One genomic segment of Nocardioides cavernaquae includes these proteins:
- a CDS encoding DUF3644 domain-containing protein, whose product MAAPYVSIKRLADNSMAAMLAAVEVYNKPQMTYRDEVTVMLIVNAWELALKATLRQKNRSIFYTKQRAERYRSITLDDALSRVANHKLWPAAIDGNAVTANIKALAEYRDRAIHLYNAQGLGAVIYPFLQQNVLNYRDFMLAQFKKDLADSMTWQLLPLGATAPADVVRFMRVDKTATIVSEVQDFIDELRSLMDSAEAAGGDLARVATVYDINLQSVKKMTSADLVVAVSPGAGGKIVMQKSDPNQTHPYSMKELLARANKKRTGRLLTSYDHQAICWKENLRTNARFAWKHGAAATHVWSGDAVSHFASLSDAYCDAVKAEYSSRPRG is encoded by the coding sequence GTGGCAGCACCGTATGTCTCGATCAAACGACTCGCTGACAACTCAATGGCAGCGATGCTGGCGGCGGTCGAGGTCTACAACAAACCCCAGATGACGTACCGCGACGAAGTGACCGTGATGCTCATCGTCAACGCATGGGAACTCGCGCTCAAGGCGACGCTGAGGCAGAAGAACCGTTCGATCTTCTACACGAAGCAACGTGCTGAGCGGTATCGGTCGATCACGCTCGACGACGCGCTGAGCCGAGTGGCCAACCACAAGCTCTGGCCCGCCGCTATCGATGGCAATGCCGTGACGGCAAATATCAAGGCGTTGGCCGAGTACCGGGACAGGGCGATTCACCTCTACAACGCACAGGGCCTCGGGGCGGTCATCTACCCCTTCCTTCAACAGAACGTCCTCAACTACCGGGACTTCATGCTGGCCCAGTTCAAGAAGGACCTTGCGGACTCAATGACCTGGCAGTTGCTCCCGCTGGGCGCCACCGCTCCGGCCGACGTTGTTCGATTCATGCGGGTCGACAAGACGGCAACGATCGTGTCGGAGGTGCAGGACTTCATCGACGAGCTTCGTTCGCTCATGGATTCGGCGGAGGCCGCAGGCGGAGATCTCGCGCGCGTTGCGACGGTTTACGACATCAACCTGCAGTCAGTGAAGAAGATGACGAGCGCGGATCTGGTCGTGGCCGTGTCACCGGGTGCAGGGGGCAAGATCGTCATGCAGAAGAGCGATCCCAACCAGACTCATCCCTACAGCATGAAGGAACTTCTCGCTCGTGCGAACAAGAAGCGGACCGGACGTCTACTGACCAGCTACGACCACCAGGCCATTTGCTGGAAAGAGAACCTGCGGACGAACGCGCGATTCGCGTGGAAGCACGGAGCTGCTGCAACGCATGTCTGGTCAGGCGATGCTGTCAGTCACTTCGCCAGCCTCAGCGACGCGTACTGCGACGCGGTGAAGGCCGAATACTCTTCGCGCCCCCGCGGTTGA
- a CDS encoding MvaI/BcnI family restriction endonuclease has protein sequence MPNDDSGKHGVVIPTSVYPFFPEIDIPDPRQNETVFFEVYDVRHNRLHRLAWKYYERYPERRITRLPVVLNNRSAGRRLVVFARMQLADGTHLFSVDTLVEGIDEGFHDVLSLLFPSPAANDEGAYVVLPLDAPPFTIDADLGAFLDEFDRVEAMGFIRSLRVGTTGVGYTFETLLGIEENNDQTADFRGIEIKTKMVRESGSSSSPTNLFQLGPDWRIPGPMLNRLEVIGQPDDQGRLACYSRVTTTPNNKRLWLDPGVGPYRDVALLLEEAIIGGWSSDRLAERLAEKHSRAVFVKAAGRRQAGEDLFHYQQVVYCERPDIGRFLDLVEARRIVFEFAMRENGRGGVRNHGYPWRLIDQRELDQLFALQMQLR, from the coding sequence GTGCCGAACGACGACTCAGGCAAGCACGGTGTTGTCATACCTACATCCGTTTACCCGTTCTTCCCTGAGATCGACATCCCGGATCCGCGGCAGAACGAAACCGTATTCTTCGAGGTCTACGACGTTCGGCACAACAGACTCCACCGCCTGGCGTGGAAGTACTACGAGCGCTATCCCGAGCGTCGCATCACGCGTCTCCCGGTCGTTCTCAACAATCGGTCCGCGGGACGTCGACTCGTGGTGTTTGCTCGCATGCAGCTGGCGGATGGAACCCACCTGTTCAGCGTCGACACCCTCGTCGAAGGAATTGATGAGGGCTTTCACGATGTCCTGAGCCTGCTCTTCCCGTCCCCCGCGGCAAACGACGAGGGCGCGTACGTAGTGCTGCCCCTCGATGCACCACCCTTCACGATCGACGCGGATCTTGGTGCCTTCCTCGACGAGTTCGATCGAGTGGAAGCGATGGGATTCATCCGGTCGCTTCGTGTCGGAACGACGGGCGTGGGATACACCTTTGAGACCTTGCTCGGGATCGAGGAGAACAACGATCAGACGGCCGACTTCCGAGGCATTGAAATCAAGACGAAGATGGTCCGCGAGAGTGGCTCGTCATCCTCACCGACCAACCTGTTCCAGCTTGGACCGGATTGGCGGATCCCGGGGCCGATGCTCAATCGCCTTGAGGTGATCGGTCAGCCTGATGATCAGGGCCGGCTGGCCTGCTACTCGCGGGTGACCACGACTCCAAACAACAAGCGTCTCTGGTTGGACCCCGGAGTCGGCCCATACCGCGACGTTGCCTTGCTACTCGAAGAAGCGATCATCGGCGGGTGGAGTAGCGATCGCCTGGCAGAACGTCTCGCCGAGAAGCACTCCCGGGCTGTCTTTGTGAAGGCTGCGGGGCGGCGTCAGGCTGGCGAGGACCTGTTCCACTACCAGCAAGTCGTCTACTGCGAGCGACCTGACATCGGTCGATTCCTGGACTTGGTGGAAGCACGTCGGATCGTGTTCGAGTTCGCGATGCGCGAGAACGGGCGCGGGGGTGTCAGGAACCACGGATATCCGTGGCGGCTGATCGATCAGCGTGAACTCGATCAACTCTTCGCGCTCCAGATGCAGTTGCGCTAG
- a CDS encoding very short patch repair endonuclease: MVDVVDATTRSRMMAGIRSSETKPELTVRRALHAAGFRFRLHVRSLPGSPDVVLPRYHAVVFVHGCFWHGHEDCKYFRIPTTRTEFWMNKFDTNRRRDAAAKQSCLDLGWRVAVVWECSIRSGGFDVEDLAGWLRGSSETVEFRGPIRT; this comes from the coding sequence ATGGTCGACGTCGTAGACGCCACGACCCGAAGCCGCATGATGGCCGGGATCCGCTCCTCGGAGACGAAGCCCGAACTCACGGTTCGGCGGGCTCTGCACGCGGCCGGATTCCGGTTCCGCCTTCATGTCCGGAGCCTCCCAGGCTCGCCTGACGTAGTCCTCCCCAGGTATCACGCGGTCGTTTTTGTCCACGGCTGCTTCTGGCATGGCCACGAGGACTGCAAGTACTTCAGGATCCCGACGACCCGGACCGAGTTCTGGATGAACAAGTTCGACACCAATCGTCGGCGCGACGCGGCCGCAAAGCAGTCGTGCCTCGATCTAGGCTGGCGCGTCGCAGTCGTCTGGGAGTGTTCGATCCGCTCGGGCGGGTTCGACGTCGAGGACCTCGCCGGTTGGCTACGGGGGTCGAGCGAGACGGTGGAATTCCGTGGACCGATCCGGACCTAG
- the dcm gene encoding DNA (cytosine-5-)-methyltransferase, which yields MTSMVADETFTFADLFAGIGGIRTAFQNVGGSCVFTSEWNKYAKLTYDTNFADGESHIFRGDITEVRPSEVPDHDVLLGGFPCQPFSIAGVSKKNALGRAHGFLDPTQGTLFFDVKRIIKERQPKAFLLENVKNLQSHDKGRTFEVIRQTLEDELQYQLSYKVVNGIRFTPQNRERIMLVGFREPNDFTFDDLELPASGPKVESILHKTDGSEPVIPHDDGRFFDHDTNRVRDRYTLTEHMWTYLQNYAAKHKAAGNGFGFGLVRPGMTTRTLSARYYKDGSEILVEQVGSRPRRLTPRECARLMGFSDNFVIPVSDTQAYKQFGNSVVVPAIGAVAQIMAPHIAAAVAKRPAA from the coding sequence ATGACTTCGATGGTGGCGGACGAGACGTTCACCTTTGCCGACCTGTTCGCCGGCATCGGCGGGATCAGGACCGCGTTTCAGAATGTCGGAGGGTCGTGCGTATTCACCAGCGAGTGGAACAAGTACGCGAAGCTCACCTACGACACCAACTTCGCTGACGGCGAGAGCCACATCTTCCGGGGGGACATCACGGAGGTGCGGCCGTCTGAGGTCCCGGACCACGATGTCCTTCTCGGTGGATTCCCCTGCCAGCCCTTCTCCATCGCTGGTGTCTCCAAGAAGAACGCGCTTGGTCGGGCACACGGATTCCTCGACCCCACGCAGGGAACGCTCTTCTTCGACGTGAAGCGGATCATCAAGGAGCGCCAGCCGAAAGCCTTCCTGCTGGAGAACGTCAAGAACCTCCAGTCCCACGACAAGGGCCGGACGTTCGAGGTCATCCGTCAGACATTGGAAGACGAGCTGCAGTACCAGCTGTCGTACAAGGTCGTGAACGGGATCCGCTTCACCCCGCAGAATCGCGAGCGCATCATGCTGGTCGGCTTCAGGGAGCCGAACGACTTCACATTCGACGATCTGGAGCTGCCGGCCAGCGGCCCGAAGGTTGAGTCCATCCTGCATAAGACAGACGGTTCGGAACCCGTCATTCCCCACGACGATGGCCGGTTCTTCGATCACGACACGAATCGGGTTCGTGACCGGTACACGCTCACCGAGCACATGTGGACCTATCTCCAGAACTACGCAGCCAAGCACAAGGCCGCGGGTAACGGCTTCGGCTTTGGTCTCGTCCGACCTGGCATGACAACGCGAACGCTGTCCGCGCGCTACTACAAGGATGGGTCCGAGATCCTTGTTGAGCAGGTCGGCTCGCGTCCCCGTCGACTCACGCCACGCGAGTGCGCGCGACTCATGGGCTTCAGCGACAACTTCGTCATCCCCGTGAGTGACACGCAGGCGTACAAGCAGTTCGGAAACAGCGTGGTTGTTCCGGCGATCGGCGCCGTCGCCCAGATCATGGCCCCTCACATCGCCGCAGCCGTCGCCAAGCGTCCCGCCGCCTGA
- a CDS encoding MBL fold metallo-hydrolase, which produces MTTRIHHLNCGTMRPLAAPGGRLMPRRMVSHCLLVERPEGLVLVDSGFGTEDLANKRRLGRPFLAGVRPVLDSRETAQAQIAALGFAAVDVTDVVLTHLDVDHAGGIGDFPGARIHVDAAEHTAAMAPKSLLEKRRYIPGQWAHGPEWALHEAGGDDWFGFTGVKAVGDDIVLIPLRGHTRGHSGVAVRQPDGSWTLHAGDSYFWAGELETPPVLNFGLVGFQKLMAVYEDQRRTNQERLRELRSSHPEITIFSAHDATEFDALS; this is translated from the coding sequence ATGACGACGCGGATCCACCACCTCAACTGCGGGACGATGCGCCCGCTCGCTGCCCCCGGCGGCCGGCTGATGCCCCGCCGTATGGTCTCCCACTGCCTCCTCGTGGAGCGACCCGAGGGCCTGGTCCTTGTCGACAGCGGCTTCGGCACGGAGGACCTCGCCAACAAGCGCCGGCTCGGTCGCCCGTTCCTCGCCGGGGTGCGGCCGGTGCTCGACAGCCGCGAGACCGCTCAGGCCCAGATCGCAGCGCTTGGCTTCGCAGCCGTTGACGTGACGGATGTCGTCCTGACCCACCTCGATGTCGACCACGCCGGCGGGATCGGCGACTTCCCGGGCGCGCGGATCCACGTCGACGCGGCCGAGCACACCGCCGCGATGGCCCCGAAGTCGCTGCTCGAGAAGCGGCGCTACATCCCGGGCCAGTGGGCCCACGGACCCGAGTGGGCGCTGCACGAGGCGGGAGGCGACGACTGGTTCGGGTTCACGGGCGTCAAGGCCGTCGGCGACGACATCGTGCTGATCCCGCTGCGGGGCCACACGCGCGGTCACTCCGGCGTCGCGGTGCGGCAGCCCGACGGCAGCTGGACCCTCCACGCGGGTGACTCCTACTTCTGGGCCGGCGAGCTGGAGACTCCTCCGGTCCTCAACTTCGGGCTGGTCGGCTTCCAGAAGCTCATGGCTGTCTACGAGGACCAGCGGCGCACCAACCAGGAGCGCCTGCGCGAGCTGCGGTCGTCCCACCCGGAGATCACCATCTTCTCCGCCCACGACGCCACGGAGTTCGACGCGCTCTCGTGA
- a CDS encoding SURF1 family protein: MPDRPHPLHPRYWAVHLLALACVAAAVALGYWQYDAWHAKRDAAARDLSQIPALPLTQVMGPDDPFPGKYVGQPVALRGTWEPDGTILISGRERNGVDGYWVVTPLEVGPGTAELMVVRGWAASRTDVPAAPRGAAELTGWLQPAEGTGAVDDDATDDVLPQLRIADALHHVSGDLYGAYAVAQPAIATAGSNTGTDGLERAELDQLPPSPRFTAIRNLFYAIEWWFFAGFAVFMWWRWLSDDVLGDEPDHLQDDRE, from the coding sequence GTGCCCGACCGCCCGCATCCGCTCCATCCGCGTTACTGGGCGGTCCATCTCCTGGCACTGGCGTGCGTTGCCGCGGCGGTCGCACTCGGATACTGGCAGTACGACGCGTGGCACGCGAAGCGGGACGCAGCGGCTCGCGACCTCAGCCAGATCCCCGCCCTGCCGTTGACCCAGGTCATGGGTCCGGACGACCCCTTCCCCGGGAAGTACGTGGGCCAGCCGGTCGCGCTGCGCGGCACCTGGGAGCCTGACGGCACCATCCTGATCAGCGGCCGTGAGCGCAACGGGGTCGACGGCTACTGGGTCGTGACGCCGCTCGAGGTCGGTCCCGGGACCGCGGAGCTGATGGTGGTGCGCGGCTGGGCCGCCTCGCGGACGGATGTTCCGGCGGCTCCACGCGGAGCGGCTGAGCTCACCGGCTGGCTGCAGCCGGCAGAAGGCACGGGTGCCGTCGACGACGACGCGACCGACGACGTACTCCCGCAGCTGCGGATCGCCGACGCCCTCCACCACGTCAGCGGCGACCTCTACGGTGCGTACGCCGTGGCTCAGCCCGCGATCGCCACGGCGGGGAGCAACACCGGCACCGATGGTCTCGAGCGTGCCGAGCTCGACCAGCTCCCTCCCTCGCCGCGCTTCACCGCGATCCGCAACCTGTTCTACGCGATCGAGTGGTGGTTCTTTGCGGGGTTCGCGGTCTTCATGTGGTGGCGCTGGCTGAGCGACGACGTGCTGGGTGACGAACCTGACCACCTGCAGGATGACCGGGAGTGA
- a CDS encoding DUF3817 domain-containing protein codes for MKLFGVYKVLAFVVGVLLIVGTAASLCNYLLADGSTLQELGEQVSIVWMLHGWVYIVYVVVAFLLSQRAGWKLSFLGLLLLSGLVPVLIFFVERKVEARLRNENPELVSS; via the coding sequence GTGAAGCTCTTCGGTGTCTACAAGGTCCTGGCGTTCGTCGTCGGCGTGCTGCTCATCGTTGGCACCGCCGCCTCGCTGTGCAACTACCTGCTCGCCGATGGCAGCACTCTGCAGGAGCTGGGCGAGCAGGTCTCGATCGTGTGGATGCTCCACGGCTGGGTCTACATCGTGTACGTCGTGGTCGCGTTCCTGCTCTCGCAGCGCGCCGGCTGGAAGCTCAGCTTCCTCGGACTGCTGCTGCTCTCCGGCCTCGTGCCGGTGCTGATCTTCTTCGTCGAGCGCAAGGTCGAGGCGCGCCTGCGCAACGAGAACCCGGAGCTGGTCAGCTCCTGA
- a CDS encoding peptidylprolyl isomerase, translated as MSDLQATLKTTMGDIKINLFPNHAPATVENFVGLAEGTKDYSDDAGRSGEKYYDGLGFHRVIADFMLQGGCPLGTGTGGPGYTFKDEFHPELNFGKPYLLAMANAGPGTNGSQFFITVAATPWLNNRHTIFGEVADQESRDVVDAIGVTPTGPGDRPKTPVVIESVEITRS; from the coding sequence ATGTCTGACCTGCAGGCCACCCTCAAGACCACCATGGGTGACATCAAGATCAACCTGTTCCCCAACCACGCTCCGGCCACGGTCGAGAACTTCGTCGGCCTCGCCGAGGGTACGAAGGACTACTCCGACGACGCCGGTCGCTCGGGCGAGAAGTACTACGACGGCCTCGGTTTCCACCGCGTCATCGCTGACTTCATGCTCCAGGGCGGTTGCCCGCTCGGCACCGGCACCGGCGGCCCGGGCTACACGTTCAAGGACGAGTTCCACCCGGAGCTCAACTTCGGCAAGCCCTACCTGCTCGCCATGGCCAACGCCGGCCCGGGCACCAACGGCTCGCAGTTCTTCATCACCGTTGCGGCCACGCCGTGGCTGAACAACCGCCACACGATCTTCGGTGAGGTCGCCGACCAGGAGTCGCGCGACGTCGTCGACGCCATCGGTGTCACCCCTACCGGCCCCGGCGACCGCCCGAAGACCCCCGTGGTCATCGAGTCGGTCGAGATCACCCGCTCCTGA
- a CDS encoding rhomboid family intramembrane serine protease, with protein sequence MCHRHPGREAHIRCQRCERPICPDCMLPAAVGFQCPSCVKEGAKSTRAGRTAYGGARVADPTLTSKVLIGINVLVWLLLTATGGNASDWLYRLALIPVGRCVQGAGWFPSVGSEQICSTVAPAQWFPGVGDGAFWQLLTTMFTHVDLIHIGFNMLALWVLGPQLELALGRIRFLALYLLSGLAGSALVFWSAAAGVPTIGASGAVFGLMGALLILAIKVRGNVQNLLFWIGINAAITVVGRGFISWQAHLGGFLGGLALMAIFVFSPKGPQRARWQLAGVAAYAVVVVAAIAARSLALA encoded by the coding sequence GTGTGCCATCGGCACCCGGGGCGGGAGGCGCACATCCGCTGCCAGCGCTGCGAGCGCCCGATCTGCCCGGACTGCATGCTCCCGGCGGCAGTCGGCTTCCAGTGCCCCTCGTGCGTGAAGGAGGGCGCGAAGTCCACCCGCGCTGGTCGCACGGCGTACGGCGGGGCGCGCGTCGCCGACCCGACCCTCACCTCCAAGGTGCTGATCGGCATCAACGTGCTGGTGTGGCTGCTGCTGACCGCGACCGGAGGCAACGCGAGTGACTGGCTCTACCGGCTCGCGCTGATCCCGGTCGGACGCTGTGTCCAGGGCGCCGGCTGGTTCCCCAGCGTCGGCAGCGAACAGATCTGCTCGACGGTTGCACCTGCCCAGTGGTTCCCCGGTGTCGGTGACGGAGCCTTCTGGCAGCTCCTCACGACGATGTTCACGCACGTCGACCTGATCCACATCGGCTTCAACATGCTCGCGCTCTGGGTGCTAGGTCCCCAGCTCGAGCTGGCGTTGGGACGGATCCGCTTCCTGGCGCTGTACCTGCTCTCCGGGCTCGCCGGCTCCGCCCTCGTCTTCTGGTCCGCTGCCGCCGGTGTCCCGACGATCGGCGCCTCCGGCGCGGTCTTCGGCCTGATGGGCGCGTTGCTGATCCTTGCGATCAAGGTGCGCGGCAACGTGCAGAACCTGTTGTTCTGGATCGGCATCAATGCCGCGATCACTGTGGTCGGGCGCGGCTTCATCTCCTGGCAGGCCCACCTCGGCGGCTTCCTCGGCGGACTCGCGCTGATGGCGATCTTCGTCTTCTCGCCCAAGGGCCCGCAGCGGGCCCGCTGGCAGCTCGCCGGCGTCGCGGCGTACGCCGTCGTGGTGGTCGCCGCGATCGCGGCGCGCTCCCTCGCCCTCGCCTGA
- a CDS encoding cell division protein CrgA yields the protein MSKLKANQQYVDPSAGPLFSVRFLLSLLLMVAGIAWVVIWTLHLHDVQGWQETFQKGKEPKALIPGMKKLDTWNWAVGFGAIYLGLIFAAHKKTPLGRGRGVLVGMLGCFLVGLIWICTFYVFANRPAGSDGAIWLLSDLGQFNLMVGIGFMAVGFTYATKWE from the coding sequence GTGTCGAAGCTCAAGGCCAATCAGCAGTATGTCGATCCGTCGGCCGGACCGCTCTTCTCGGTTCGTTTCCTGCTCTCGCTGCTGCTGATGGTGGCGGGCATCGCCTGGGTCGTGATCTGGACGCTGCACCTGCACGACGTGCAGGGCTGGCAGGAGACCTTCCAGAAGGGCAAGGAGCCGAAGGCCCTGATCCCGGGCATGAAGAAGCTCGACACCTGGAACTGGGCGGTCGGCTTCGGCGCGATCTACCTCGGCCTGATCTTCGCCGCACACAAGAAGACGCCGCTGGGCCGGGGCCGCGGTGTCCTGGTCGGCATGCTCGGCTGCTTCCTGGTCGGCCTGATCTGGATCTGCACGTTCTACGTCTTCGCCAACCGCCCTGCTGGTTCCGACGGCGCCATCTGGCTGCTCTCCGACCTCGGCCAGTTCAACCTGATGGTCGGCATCGGCTTCATGGCGGTGGGCTTCACCTACGCCACCAAGTGGGAGTAG
- a CDS encoding DUF881 domain-containing protein, with product MTGAPDAPPTGGAHEGSSRFPRPSLHRPSLRRPWAVVTPVVFLMTGGLFAVSAANSEGTDLRPGRTTDLAGLVHVEDQHLRSLQAESRELSRQVEALTANSKDLRVRQAQAQARQARKPAGLTKVSGPGITVTLSDAPREVRDSSDEDINKLVVHQQDIQAVVNAMWAAGATAVTIEGQRVVTTTGIQCAGSSVQVNGLYFPQPYEISAVGDPDVLEGRIAVDSYLAEYRRQSELSSIQIGWSLDREDDIVAPAYAGLVRPAYAKPLS from the coding sequence ATGACCGGCGCACCTGACGCGCCACCCACGGGTGGCGCGCACGAGGGATCTTCCCGCTTCCCGCGGCCATCCCTCCATCGCCCCTCGCTGCGGCGTCCGTGGGCCGTGGTCACGCCCGTGGTCTTCCTCATGACCGGCGGCCTCTTCGCCGTGAGCGCGGCCAACAGCGAGGGCACCGACCTGCGTCCGGGGCGCACGACGGACCTGGCCGGTCTGGTCCACGTGGAGGACCAGCACCTGCGCTCCCTCCAGGCCGAGTCGCGCGAGCTCAGCCGGCAGGTCGAGGCACTGACCGCCAACTCCAAGGACCTGCGCGTGCGCCAGGCGCAGGCCCAGGCACGGCAGGCGCGCAAGCCCGCGGGTCTCACCAAGGTCAGTGGCCCCGGCATCACGGTCACCCTGTCCGACGCCCCGCGCGAGGTGCGCGACTCGAGCGACGAGGACATCAACAAGCTTGTCGTGCACCAGCAGGACATCCAGGCCGTCGTCAACGCGATGTGGGCGGCCGGCGCCACCGCAGTCACCATCGAGGGCCAGCGCGTGGTCACCACCACCGGCATCCAGTGCGCCGGCAGCTCGGTGCAGGTCAACGGGCTCTACTTCCCGCAGCCCTACGAGATCAGCGCGGTGGGCGACCCGGATGTCCTCGAGGGGCGGATCGCGGTCGACAGCTACCTCGCCGAGTACCGGCGCCAGTCCGAGCTCAGCAGCATCCAGATCGGCTGGTCGCTGGACCGCGAGGACGACATCGTCGCCCCGGCGTACGCCGGCCTGGTGCGGCCGGCGTACGCGAAGCCGTTGAGCTGA
- the pknB gene encoding Stk1 family PASTA domain-containing Ser/Thr kinase, with product MTNQQPTVVGGRYELGELLGRGGMAEVRKGVDTRLGRVVAVKRLRTDLASDPTFQARFRREAQSSASLNHPAIVAVYDTGEEHTPDGVAQPYIVMEYVAGRTLRDILREGRKILPERALEIASGVLSALDYSHRAGIIHRDIKPANVMLTPSGDVKVMDFGIARAVSDAANTMTQTAAVVGTAQYLSPEQARGESVDSRSDVYSAGCLLYELLTGRPPFIGESPVAVAYQHVREPADPPSTHDTDVDPELDAIVMKSLTKRVEDRYQSAAAMRSDIERYLAGRPVQAPAVAAVPATAATTYGGPTGIVSGNTGGHTAVGLPVIQDEPPRRRTGLWFLLALLLIALVGALAFAVPKLLDDTPEQVSVPNVVNLLQAAATSELRAANFQVEVVEETSSTVPKGKVFEQDPEGGTLRDLGSTVQITVSSGKPSKIVPTVIDQDFAEAEATLLAAGFRVKQEPRESDKDTGLVVDQFPVGGQTVTEGRMITLYVSDGPEKIPNVVGKTEAQAKALLRDANFTVSEVRYSMEPTDKPAGTVIEQFPGSQEAPEGTGVSLLVTKYVAPTPTPSPTPTPSVTDSTGGGGLFGIG from the coding sequence ATGACGAACCAGCAGCCGACCGTGGTCGGTGGTCGTTACGAACTCGGCGAGCTCCTCGGTCGCGGTGGCATGGCCGAGGTGCGCAAGGGAGTCGACACCCGCCTCGGCCGCGTGGTCGCGGTCAAGCGGCTGCGCACGGACCTCGCCAGCGACCCGACCTTCCAGGCGCGCTTCCGCCGCGAGGCCCAGTCCTCCGCGTCGCTGAACCACCCGGCCATCGTCGCTGTCTACGACACCGGCGAGGAGCACACCCCCGACGGGGTGGCCCAGCCCTACATCGTCATGGAGTACGTCGCCGGGCGCACGCTGCGTGACATCCTCCGTGAGGGCCGCAAGATCCTGCCCGAGCGCGCCCTCGAGATCGCCTCAGGGGTGCTCTCCGCGCTCGACTACAGCCACCGCGCCGGCATCATCCACCGCGACATCAAGCCGGCCAACGTCATGCTGACGCCCAGCGGCGACGTGAAGGTGATGGACTTCGGCATCGCCCGCGCCGTCTCCGACGCCGCGAACACGATGACGCAGACCGCTGCCGTCGTGGGCACCGCCCAGTACCTCTCCCCGGAGCAGGCACGCGGCGAGAGCGTCGACTCCCGCTCCGACGTCTACTCCGCGGGCTGCCTTCTCTACGAGCTCCTCACCGGCCGACCCCCGTTCATCGGTGAGTCCCCGGTGGCCGTCGCCTACCAGCACGTCCGCGAGCCGGCTGACCCGCCGTCGACGCACGACACCGATGTCGATCCCGAGCTCGACGCGATCGTGATGAAGTCGCTGACCAAGCGGGTCGAGGACCGCTACCAGTCGGCTGCGGCGATGAGGTCGGACATCGAGCGCTACCTCGCCGGTCGCCCGGTGCAGGCTCCCGCCGTGGCCGCGGTCCCGGCGACTGCGGCCACGACCTACGGCGGCCCGACCGGCATCGTCTCGGGCAACACCGGCGGGCACACCGCGGTCGGCCTCCCGGTCATCCAGGACGAGCCTCCGCGGCGTCGTACCGGCCTGTGGTTCCTGCTCGCTCTGCTGCTGATCGCACTGGTCGGTGCGCTGGCGTTCGCCGTGCCCAAGCTGCTCGACGACACCCCGGAGCAGGTCAGCGTCCCCAACGTCGTCAACCTGCTCCAGGCAGCGGCGACCAGTGAGCTGCGCGCGGCGAACTTCCAGGTCGAGGTGGTCGAGGAGACCAGCTCCACCGTGCCCAAGGGCAAGGTCTTCGAGCAGGACCCCGAGGGCGGCACGCTCCGCGACCTCGGCAGCACCGTGCAGATCACCGTCTCCTCGGGCAAGCCGTCGAAGATCGTGCCGACCGTGATCGACCAGGACTTCGCCGAGGCCGAGGCGACCCTGCTCGCTGCCGGCTTCCGCGTGAAGCAGGAGCCCCGGGAGTCCGACAAGGACACGGGGCTCGTCGTCGACCAGTTCCCCGTCGGCGGGCAGACCGTCACCGAGGGCCGGATGATCACGCTCTACGTCTCTGACGGCCCGGAGAAGATCCCGAACGTGGTCGGCAAGACCGAGGCCCAGGCCAAGGCGCTGCTGCGCGACGCGAACTTCACCGTGTCGGAGGTGCGCTACTCCATGGAACCGACCGACAAGCCGGCCGGCACCGTGATCGAGCAGTTCCCCGGATCGCAGGAGGCACCCGAGGGCACCGGGGTCTCGCTCCTCGTGACGAAGTACGTCGCCCCCACCCCGACGCCGAGTCCCACGCCGACCCCGAGCGTCACCGACTCCACCGGTGGCGGCGGGCTCTTCGGCATCGGCTGA